The DNA region TTGCATATCTTTATTTAATTGGTAAAAAGTTCCTAATTCGTAATATCCTCTTGGCTCACCTAATTCTCCAACTTTTTTAAATGTTTCTATTGCTTCATTATATTTTTTTTGGTCTATATACATCAATCCAATTGATAATAGTGAGTTTAAATCTCCTGTTTCATATGATTTCATAAACCATTTATATGCTTCATCATATTTAAAGTTTTTATAGTAATATACACCTAAATTATGTGCAGCTTTTCCATGCCCTGCATTTGCTGCTACTTTATAGTTTTTAACTGCTTTTTTGTAATCATGTAAAAAACTTGAATATAAACTGCCAAGTTGTGCGTATGATTCTATACTTCCTTTTTCTTTCCCTTTATTAAAGTAATTTATTGCTTCATCAAAATTACCTTGTCTTGCATAGTATATACCTGCACAACTATATCCTTGTATTTCACCCTCTTCTATTAGTTTCTTATATTTTTTTATATCTTCTTTTGTATATGTTATTTTTATACATTTATTTATATCATATTTACTTTTTTTTAACTCTTGAGCATTTAATATTATTATTGATAAGGTTATTAGTATTATTAGTTTTTTTATTGATTGCATTTATAATTCCTGTTTACTATTTTGTCGTTACCTACTTTATGAAAGGCATTTCCTATAGTTATATCATTACTCATATGATACTCCTAAATCATTTAGTTTATTAATAGCTTTTTTATGACCTAGTTTAGCAGCTTTTTTATACCATTCAATCGCTTTTTTTTCATCTTTATATGTATAATTATAAATATATCCTAAATTATTTGCAGCTTTTCCACTTCCTAATTGATATCCTATTTTATACCATTTTTCAGCTTTTTTATAATCTTTTAAATTTACTTGATACGTATATCCTATATCAGTTGCACATCCTGAATAATTAAACTTTTTATAACATTTCTTATACCAATAAATTGCCTTATCATAATCTTTTAATATTTCTGCATACAAAAATCCTAATCTATTTATTGACTCTTCATTTTTTAGTTCAAACCCTTTCTTATACCACTCTTCTGCTTTTTTATAATCTTTTTTATA from Malaciobacter molluscorum LMG 25693 includes:
- a CDS encoding SEL1-like repeat protein, whose product is MQSIKKLIILITLSIIILNAQELKKSKYDINKCIKITYTKEDIKKYKKLIEEGEIQGYSCAGIYYARQGNFDEAINYFNKGKEKGSIESYAQLGSLYSSFLHDYKKAVKNYKVAANAGHGKAAHNLGVYYYKNFKYDEAYKWFMKSYETGDLNSLLSIGLMYIDQKKYNEAIETFKKVGELGEPRGYYELGTFYQLNKDMQDKEKGIKYYKKCYEMEYGLCAAAIGEYYEEDKKDYKKAKEWYLRGSNLNYSGSMQKLGLLYSDILKDYDKAIYWYKRGFNELSCIDCALSLGIIYKNNIKDYDKAIYWYKKGIKLGDARAIQNLGFLYETKLNNKEKAIYWYKKALNTEVKTMAKRRLKELGVSYE